From a single Capsicum annuum cultivar UCD-10X-F1 unplaced genomic scaffold, UCD10Xv1.1 ctg35192, whole genome shotgun sequence genomic region:
- the LOC124891424 gene encoding uncharacterized protein LOC124891424, translating into MGELETGRGLNQELGLIKAGDTRWGSHYKSFGKFISNFASIVDVLDSLVENASTLEEKASASGFLISCQTFETVFLLHLMTDVLGITNDLNVSLQKKEQDITNAMILVKVAKRKLQALRDNEWDSILKKE; encoded by the coding sequence ATGGGTGAGCTAGAAACGGGTAGAGGTTTGAATCAAGAACTTGGTCTTATTAAAGCCGGTGACACTCGTTGGGGATCTCACTACAAGTCGTTTGGAAAATTTATTAGTAACTTTGCCTCCATTGTTGATGTACTTGATTCTCTTGTTGAAAATGCAAGTACTTTGGAAGAAAAAGCTAGCGCATCGGGATTTCTCATAAGTTGTCAAACTTTTGAGACTGTTTTCTTGTTGCATTTGATGACTGATGTTTTAGGAATCACAAATGATCTTAATGTGTCATTACAGAAAAAGGAACAGGATATTACTAATGCCATGATTCTTGTAAAAGTAGCAAAGAGAAAATTGCAAGCATTACGAGATAATGAATGggattctattttaaaaaaagaat